From Riemerella anatipestifer ATCC 11845 = DSM 15868, a single genomic window includes:
- a CDS encoding DUF3078 domain-containing protein, whose amino-acid sequence MLKYLALFILSICHTFLLGQINYNKKLIDSISGTHWESQIIDIDSFSKERLVALKSYKIDTLISPSPPKNIKEDIPVTPYKFLRMDTPQKWYFWGQNTLVFNQSSFSNWNSGGNNSIGVIGNIDYNLSYKNRNHYWENIVRMGYGMVSTQNQVARKTDDYLNIMSNYGYEIGRNYYLSMGIQFLTQFMPGYNYAITPKPIYENRISKFMAPGYINAGMGISYNPNENFQVVFRPANTKLTFVLDEKLQRAGRYGLERDGQSVRTELGAMLTALYRLKIYKDINLVNQIGFFTNYLNHPERVDINYTGTLNLKFSEFITSVVMVNLLYDHDQVQKLQMKQTLGIGLTYNFGADEKKKAPQKKILKPYEFR is encoded by the coding sequence ATGCTAAAATATTTAGCCCTTTTTATTTTATCAATTTGTCACACTTTTCTGTTGGGGCAAATCAATTATAATAAAAAGCTAATAGACTCTATAAGTGGAACGCATTGGGAATCACAGATTATAGACATAGACAGTTTTAGTAAAGAGCGTCTAGTCGCTCTTAAATCCTACAAAATAGACACTTTAATTTCCCCATCTCCACCTAAAAATATCAAAGAAGATATCCCTGTAACACCCTATAAATTTCTAAGAATGGACACCCCACAGAAGTGGTATTTTTGGGGACAGAATACTTTAGTCTTTAACCAATCTAGCTTTTCTAATTGGAATTCTGGGGGAAATAACAGCATTGGAGTCATAGGAAATATAGACTACAATCTGAGTTATAAAAACAGAAACCACTACTGGGAAAACATTGTAAGGATGGGATATGGTATGGTTTCAACTCAAAACCAAGTTGCAAGAAAAACTGATGATTACCTCAATATTATGAGTAACTACGGCTATGAGATAGGCAGAAACTATTACCTCTCTATGGGGATTCAGTTTCTAACTCAATTTATGCCAGGGTACAACTACGCAATTACTCCAAAGCCTATATATGAAAATAGGATTTCAAAATTTATGGCTCCCGGATACATAAATGCGGGTATGGGTATTTCTTATAATCCTAATGAAAACTTTCAAGTGGTATTCCGTCCTGCAAATACAAAGCTTACCTTTGTTTTAGACGAAAAACTGCAAAGGGCAGGGCGATATGGTTTGGAAAGAGATGGGCAATCAGTAAGAACAGAGCTCGGTGCGATGCTTACTGCTTTGTATAGACTTAAAATTTATAAAGACATCAACCTAGTGAATCAAATAGGATTCTTTACCAATTATCTGAACCACCCAGAAAGAGTAGATATTAATTATACAGGTACGCTCAATCTCAAATTTAGCGAATTTATTACCTCCGTAGTAATGGTTAACCTACTATACGACCACGACCAAGTACAAAAATTACAAATGAAACAAACCTTAGGTATAGGACTTACCTATAATTTTGGAGCAGACGAAAAGAAAAAAGCGCCTCAAAAAAAGATTTTAAAGCCTTACGAATTTAGATAA
- a CDS encoding TonB-dependent receptor domain-containing protein — protein sequence MKNRLKGTMLIVLILVFANHIKAQIQNPKTETAIVLGNCGMCKATIEKAANEENVVEAVWDKEKKILTYTYDSQKTSKEKILKKIAEVGYDNELYRADEDTYKKLPQCCLYTRRLSNITLKSEEDSIQKEDHHHDHHQKSKQIDEVVVTKVGEATSLNKREVGLTFNISSKELLKAACCNLSESFETNATVDVAFTNAVTGTKQLRMLGLEQKYTTLTKELLPEIRGLATAYGLNFIPGRWIGGIQLTKGGSTVVSGYEGITGQINTELVKFNQNPKTELNFFADENGRTEFNLVNTSLLSEHWNQSILVHANGTFPEMDRNKDGFLDQPKGHQLNVTYLLNYTDLDHTGWGNHLGLNVVKDERKAGQVGYDWKKTQHQQSLYGVGVDISRFQIWNKTGYVFKGKPYQSLGFINQFTYHQQDSFFGERTYFGKQQSFYSNLIFESIIGNSNHKYKVGGSFLYDAYDEDYLVQNFIRTERVAGTFAEYTLTGAAYTLVAGLRSDFHNLAGTQLSPRLNLKYDIDDKTIVRLSAGRGFRTANIFAENQNFFASNRTIEVLNPNGKIYGLSPEIAWNYGLSLQKEFKLFKRKALWLTDVFRTDFQSQVIVDLDYSPQKMLFYNLEGKSRALAFQTQLDFSPANRLDFRLAYKYYDVWADYLGGRRYVPFTAKHRGFINMAYSTVKNSKQAYWNLDATLQWIGAQRLPNTYQNPEEYQTKVFTKPYALLNAQISRFFNRNIRLYLGAENLTSYTQKRPIIDAKNPFGNYFDGGMIYAPIMPANFYTGIDVSF from the coding sequence ATGAAAAATAGATTAAAAGGAACAATGTTAATTGTTCTAATATTGGTGTTTGCAAACCATATAAAAGCACAAATTCAAAACCCTAAAACAGAAACTGCTATAGTATTAGGTAACTGTGGTATGTGTAAGGCAACCATAGAAAAAGCAGCTAATGAGGAAAATGTAGTGGAAGCTGTTTGGGATAAAGAAAAGAAAATCCTTACTTATACTTATGATTCTCAAAAAACTTCAAAAGAAAAAATTCTCAAAAAAATCGCAGAAGTAGGATATGATAATGAGTTGTATAGAGCAGATGAGGATACTTATAAGAAGCTGCCCCAATGCTGTTTATACACTAGACGACTTTCTAATATCACACTAAAATCCGAGGAAGATTCCATTCAAAAAGAAGACCACCACCACGACCATCATCAAAAATCGAAGCAAATAGATGAGGTTGTGGTTACCAAAGTAGGAGAAGCCACATCACTAAATAAAAGAGAGGTAGGCTTAACTTTTAATATTTCTTCCAAAGAGCTACTAAAAGCCGCTTGCTGTAATCTCTCCGAAAGTTTTGAGACCAATGCAACAGTAGATGTAGCTTTTACCAATGCTGTAACAGGAACAAAGCAACTCAGAATGCTAGGCTTGGAGCAAAAATACACTACTCTTACCAAAGAACTTTTACCAGAAATAAGAGGACTGGCAACCGCTTATGGACTTAATTTTATTCCTGGTAGATGGATTGGTGGCATACAGCTTACCAAAGGAGGAAGTACCGTGGTTAGTGGCTACGAAGGTATTACGGGACAAATTAACACAGAGTTAGTCAAGTTTAACCAAAATCCAAAAACAGAACTTAATTTCTTTGCTGATGAAAACGGGCGTACAGAGTTTAACCTCGTTAATACCTCACTACTCTCTGAACATTGGAATCAGTCTATTTTAGTACACGCTAATGGAACTTTTCCAGAAATGGACAGAAATAAAGATGGATTTTTAGACCAACCTAAAGGTCATCAACTTAATGTAACTTACCTGTTGAACTATACTGATTTAGACCATACGGGTTGGGGCAATCATTTAGGTCTGAATGTAGTTAAAGATGAAAGAAAAGCAGGGCAGGTTGGTTATGATTGGAAGAAAACACAACATCAACAAAGTCTTTATGGCGTGGGTGTTGATATTTCTAGGTTCCAAATTTGGAATAAAACAGGTTATGTTTTTAAAGGAAAACCTTATCAAAGTTTGGGATTCATCAATCAGTTTACCTATCATCAGCAGGATAGCTTTTTCGGAGAGAGAACTTATTTTGGAAAGCAACAATCTTTCTACTCCAATTTAATTTTTGAAAGTATTATTGGAAATTCCAATCATAAATATAAAGTGGGAGGGAGCTTTTTGTATGATGCTTATGATGAAGATTATTTAGTTCAAAATTTTATAAGAACAGAACGAGTAGCAGGAACATTTGCAGAATATACACTCACAGGAGCAGCTTATACTTTGGTAGCTGGGTTGAGGTCTGATTTCCATAATTTGGCAGGAACGCAACTTTCTCCTAGATTGAATTTGAAGTATGATATTGATGATAAAACCATTGTAAGACTAAGTGCGGGGAGAGGATTTAGAACGGCTAATATTTTTGCGGAAAACCAAAACTTTTTCGCCTCTAATAGAACAATAGAAGTGCTAAATCCTAACGGTAAAATTTATGGACTTTCTCCAGAAATTGCGTGGAACTATGGACTAAGTTTGCAGAAAGAGTTTAAACTTTTTAAGAGAAAAGCATTGTGGCTAACAGATGTTTTTCGCACCGATTTTCAAAGTCAGGTCATTGTAGATTTAGACTATTCTCCTCAAAAGATGCTTTTTTATAATTTAGAAGGCAAGTCTAGGGCATTGGCTTTCCAAACCCAGCTGGATTTTAGCCCAGCCAACAGATTAGATTTTAGGCTAGCTTATAAGTATTATGATGTATGGGCGGATTATCTAGGGGGAAGAAGATATGTGCCATTTACCGCAAAGCATAGAGGTTTCATCAATATGGCATATTCTACTGTGAAAAACAGCAAACAGGCTTACTGGAATTTAGATGCAACTTTGCAGTGGATAGGCGCTCAAAGATTGCCTAATACTTACCAAAATCCAGAAGAATATCAAACGAAAGTGTTTACAAAGCCTTATGCTCTACTGAATGCTCAAATATCAAGATTTTTTAATCGTAATATTAGATTGTATTTAGGAGCAGAAAACTTAACTTCCTATACTCAAAAACGCCCAATTATAGATGCTAAAAATCCTTTTGGTAACTACTTTGACGGTGGGATGATTTATGCGCCCATTATGCCAGCTAACTTTTACACAGGTATAGATGTTAGTTTTTAA
- a CDS encoding rhomboid family intramembrane serine protease: protein MFKNKSFLSIKVPLLVLSAVWLGFLLQSVGLVEHCQGALIPLAPEGLKGVLFSPFLHSGLEHIWSNSVPLGVLLFLLYEFYPKIANVIFLLGWLSTGFLVWLTSQVDLFTGEMYYTCIIGASGIVYMLAFFLFFSGIFRWNMKLLTISLLVALYYGSLIWGIFPEEFFSQLDQPSQISWQSHLVGAVVGIILAFMYRKQGEKKRRFIWQYPNYYSEKDDKLWQAYKAEHPEDFEELPKLNEPDIWEELNRLRRQ, encoded by the coding sequence ATGTTTAAAAACAAATCTTTTCTTTCTATAAAAGTTCCTTTATTGGTGCTATCGGCGGTATGGTTGGGATTCTTATTGCAATCCGTAGGTTTAGTGGAGCATTGTCAAGGGGCGCTAATTCCTTTGGCTCCAGAAGGGCTAAAAGGCGTTTTGTTTTCTCCTTTTCTACATTCGGGATTAGAGCATATATGGAGTAACTCTGTTCCTCTGGGAGTTTTACTTTTTTTGTTATACGAGTTTTACCCTAAAATAGCAAATGTTATTTTCTTGTTGGGTTGGTTGTCTACAGGTTTTTTAGTTTGGCTGACATCTCAGGTAGACTTATTTACAGGGGAAATGTATTATACCTGTATTATAGGAGCGAGTGGTATTGTCTATATGCTAGCTTTCTTCTTATTCTTTAGTGGAATTTTTAGATGGAATATGAAATTGCTTACCATCTCTCTCCTTGTAGCGTTGTATTACGGGAGTCTAATTTGGGGAATTTTTCCTGAAGAATTCTTTTCTCAACTAGACCAACCTAGCCAAATCTCTTGGCAGTCTCATTTAGTAGGAGCGGTAGTAGGCATTATTTTGGCGTTTATGTATAGAAAACAAGGCGAAAAAAAACGCCGATTTATATGGCAATACCCTAATTATTACAGCGAAAAAGATGATAAACTTTGGCAAGCCTATAAAGCAGAACACCCCGAAGATTTTGAGGAGCTCCCAAAACTGAATGAACCTGATATATGGGAAGAACTTAATAGATTGCGTAGGCAGTAA
- a CDS encoding YdeI/OmpD-associated family protein: MEKFNMKTINFTAEIIQHGTDNAGYVVFPFSTEELFGKKGQVKVKVLFDNKVPYRGSLAKMGKSYHFLILTKEVRASLNKTFGDTVEVSLEQDLEERVVVVPEEVLTIFNAYPEVGLAYNKLSYTRKKELMLWITSAKKEETKERRKQQLPSIILEETKNK, from the coding sequence ATGGAAAAATTTAATATGAAAACTATTAACTTCACTGCAGAAATTATCCAACACGGAACGGACAATGCTGGTTATGTGGTCTTCCCTTTTTCCACCGAAGAACTTTTTGGCAAAAAAGGGCAAGTAAAGGTAAAAGTGCTATTCGACAATAAAGTGCCATACCGAGGAAGCCTTGCTAAAATGGGTAAATCCTACCATTTTTTAATTTTAACTAAAGAAGTGAGGGCATCATTAAATAAAACCTTTGGAGATACTGTAGAGGTAAGCCTTGAGCAAGATTTGGAGGAACGAGTGGTGGTTGTACCCGAGGAAGTATTAACTATATTTAATGCTTATCCTGAAGTAGGGTTAGCTTATAACAAGCTATCGTACACCCGAAAAAAAGAACTAATGTTATGGATTACCTCTGCCAAAAAAGAAGAAACTAAAGAAAGAAGAAAGCAACAACTACCTTCCATTATTTTAGAGGAAACCAAAAATAAATAG
- a CDS encoding TonB-dependent receptor gives MKKTVLIAAIAFCGYGTMQAQVTTGSMTGVVTTVSGQKSTSASIKATHLPSGTVYSAKSSNSGSFNLPNMRVGGPYKVEIQYSGQTPMVYEDVYIELDRPYVLNATLGEKTKTIQEVVLSGGKGRSGNKAGAGVNVGLKQIQELPQSSRSITEFTRLTPQSNGTSFAGRDSRYNNLQIDGANFNNGFGLSGNPLPGGNAQPISLDAIQEITVNIAPFDVTQSGFTGAGINAVTKSGTNKFQGSLYGYYNAKELNRWRINGENIDRLSGAKMTNGLTIGGPIVKNKLFFFVSAEREVSTGANASGANLWKASQDGIADPVSNISRVKESDLIAVRNHLIDRWGYDPGRYQGYANEAMQTGDKLLIRLDWNISDKHKFAIRYNILDGNSMQIANATSGPRPRSAWGRVSDRAMTFENGNYGFNNKVQSLTAELNSTFSSKLSNKFLFTYSNIQDKRTTPSKSLFPFVDIWDGSPTGGNYISFGTELFSYLNDVVNNNYSFINNLTYTSGKHSVTGGVAFELQKFGNSYTRMGTGYYRYASVEDFLKTGTSAEVAPIMFGLTYPYQGQDTYSRINFGLASAYIQDKITLNDRFNFTVGLRAELPLYLNKLTPNEAINSLALLDVNGNERTYNSGRWPKSRVMLSPRFGFNYDVNGDRSLVIRGGTGIFTGRVPFVWLTNMPTNAGVLQNTIEPGSYADVASWIGNVRFQPGDIYYHLKNVPVGAENVFISSPKAGVPSTFSLVDDNFKMPSVWRSSLGIDYKIPNTYLTLSSDLLYTRDVNAVFQFGANRKESDAKMTYAGVDRVFYPNRASYQYNSAIGGNDATVLTNTRTKGYALSATIGATLRPWNGLSGSVFYTYSDAKEVSSNSGSSASSAWGGSPVVDTPNQQFLSTSAFAIPHRVVANLSYTIKGTTLGVYYTGGHQGRFSYYYANDVNGDGMSNDLLYIPKNTADLKFADITRGGSVVFTADQQREAFDKFIANNGLEKYRGQILPRNEFLLPWLNRFDIRLTQNLFTNMVRRGDKIQITCDIINFGNMLNSNWGIQDYNISSYGAAILRVADRTLTPNPNFQMEREGSELVSSPYRPASSRFTTWSAVLGFKYTF, from the coding sequence ATGAAAAAGACCGTTTTAATCGCTGCTATAGCATTTTGTGGTTATGGAACGATGCAAGCTCAGGTAACTACAGGAAGTATGACTGGAGTTGTAACTACTGTTTCAGGGCAAAAATCTACCAGTGCTAGCATTAAGGCTACACACCTCCCTTCGGGAACCGTCTATTCTGCTAAATCAAGTAACTCAGGAAGTTTCAACCTTCCTAACATGCGAGTGGGAGGACCTTACAAGGTTGAAATACAATATTCTGGACAAACGCCAATGGTTTACGAGGATGTTTACATTGAACTTGACAGACCTTATGTTTTAAATGCTACTTTAGGGGAAAAAACTAAAACTATCCAAGAAGTGGTTCTTTCTGGTGGCAAGGGAAGAAGTGGTAATAAAGCCGGTGCGGGTGTTAATGTAGGGTTAAAGCAAATCCAAGAATTACCGCAATCTTCTCGTAGTATCACAGAATTTACTAGATTAACTCCACAATCTAATGGAACTTCTTTTGCTGGTAGAGACTCTAGATATAACAATCTACAAATAGATGGTGCTAACTTTAATAATGGTTTTGGTCTTAGTGGCAACCCTTTACCTGGTGGCAATGCACAACCTATTTCACTAGATGCTATTCAAGAAATTACGGTTAACATTGCTCCTTTTGATGTTACACAGTCAGGATTTACTGGGGCAGGTATAAACGCTGTTACAAAATCAGGGACAAACAAATTCCAAGGGTCTTTATACGGATATTATAACGCAAAAGAGCTTAACAGATGGAGAATAAATGGAGAAAATATAGATAGATTATCTGGCGCTAAAATGACAAATGGTCTTACCATAGGAGGTCCTATAGTAAAGAACAAGTTATTCTTCTTCGTTAGTGCGGAAAGGGAAGTTTCTACAGGAGCAAATGCATCGGGAGCAAATTTATGGAAAGCATCTCAAGATGGTATAGCAGACCCAGTTTCCAACATTTCTAGAGTTAAAGAGAGTGATCTTATTGCCGTTAGAAATCACTTAATTGACAGATGGGGGTACGACCCAGGCAGGTACCAAGGCTACGCGAATGAAGCTATGCAAACTGGAGACAAGCTTTTGATTAGATTAGACTGGAACATTAGTGATAAGCATAAATTTGCCATTAGATATAATATTTTAGATGGGAACTCTATGCAGATAGCTAATGCTACATCAGGACCTAGACCTAGATCGGCTTGGGGGCGTGTAAGCGATAGAGCAATGACTTTTGAAAATGGTAATTATGGATTCAACAATAAAGTTCAGTCTTTAACTGCAGAACTTAACTCTACATTTAGCTCTAAATTATCAAACAAATTTTTGTTCACTTACTCTAATATTCAAGATAAAAGAACAACACCTTCTAAATCTTTGTTCCCATTCGTGGATATTTGGGATGGCTCACCTACTGGAGGTAACTACATCAGCTTTGGAACTGAGCTGTTCTCATACTTAAACGATGTTGTAAATAACAACTATTCATTCATAAACAACCTTACTTATACATCAGGAAAACACTCTGTTACAGGAGGGGTTGCTTTTGAACTTCAAAAATTCGGAAACTCATATACCAGAATGGGTACAGGGTATTATAGATATGCTTCTGTAGAAGATTTCTTAAAAACAGGAACTTCAGCGGAAGTAGCTCCTATTATGTTCGGGCTCACTTATCCTTATCAAGGGCAAGACACCTATTCTAGAATTAATTTTGGACTTGCTTCAGCTTACATTCAAGATAAAATAACACTTAACGACAGATTCAACTTCACTGTAGGCTTAAGAGCAGAGCTCCCTCTTTACCTTAATAAGTTAACACCAAATGAAGCTATTAACAGCCTCGCTCTTTTAGATGTTAATGGAAATGAGAGAACTTATAATTCTGGTAGATGGCCAAAATCAAGAGTGATGCTTTCTCCTCGTTTTGGATTTAATTATGATGTTAACGGAGACCGTTCTTTGGTTATCCGAGGTGGTACAGGTATCTTTACAGGACGAGTTCCTTTTGTTTGGTTAACCAATATGCCAACCAATGCTGGAGTACTCCAAAACACTATAGAGCCTGGTTCTTACGCAGATGTTGCCAGTTGGATAGGAAATGTAAGATTCCAACCAGGTGATATTTATTATCATTTAAAAAACGTTCCTGTTGGGGCTGAAAATGTGTTCATAAGCAGTCCAAAAGCAGGTGTTCCAAGTACATTTTCTTTGGTAGATGATAATTTCAAAATGCCATCAGTATGGAGGTCTAGTTTGGGTATAGATTATAAGATACCTAATACTTACTTAACCCTATCTTCTGACCTACTCTATACTAGAGATGTGAACGCAGTTTTCCAGTTTGGAGCTAACAGAAAAGAATCTGATGCCAAAATGACCTACGCTGGAGTAGATAGAGTATTTTACCCTAATAGAGCATCTTACCAATACAATAGTGCCATTGGAGGGAATGATGCTACGGTATTAACAAATACAAGAACTAAAGGTTACGCACTCTCAGCTACTATTGGTGCTACTTTAAGACCTTGGAACGGGCTATCCGGTTCCGTATTCTATACTTATTCAGATGCTAAAGAAGTATCTTCTAACTCAGGCTCTAGTGCATCTTCCGCTTGGGGAGGCTCTCCCGTGGTAGATACACCTAACCAGCAATTCTTAAGCACATCTGCATTTGCTATTCCTCATAGAGTGGTTGCGAATCTTAGCTATACTATAAAAGGAACTACTTTAGGTGTTTATTATACAGGTGGTCATCAAGGTAGATTCTCTTACTACTACGCTAATGATGTGAATGGAGATGGTATGTCTAATGATTTACTCTATATCCCAAAGAATACTGCAGATTTAAAATTTGCTGATATTACTAGAGGTGGTTCTGTTGTATTTACTGCGGATCAGCAAAGAGAAGCATTTGATAAATTTATAGCAAATAATGGTCTTGAAAAATACAGAGGTCAAATATTACCTCGTAACGAATTCCTTTTACCTTGGTTAAATCGTTTTGATATAAGACTTACTCAAAACTTATTTACAAATATGGTAAGAAGAGGAGACAAAATCCAGATTACTTGTGATATAATCAACTTTGGAAATATGCTTAACTCTAATTGGGGGATTCAAGATTATAACATAAGTTCTTATGGTGCCGCTATTTTAAGAGTTGCCGATAGAACTCTAACGCCTAATCCTAACTTCCAAATGGAAAGAGAGGGTAGCGAATTGGTTTCTTCTCCATACAGACCTGCAAGTAGCAGATTTACTACATGGAGTGCTGTATTAGGATTTAAATATACTTTCTAA
- a CDS encoding DNA alkylation repair protein has product MIKNEEILLEFLKQHYTTMPRTTLRYAIEKLNEPLRQDFLNGKI; this is encoded by the coding sequence ATGATAAAAAACGAAGAAATATTATTAGAGTTCCTCAAACAGCACTACACCACTATGCCTAGAACTACTCTAAGATACGCTATAGAAAAACTAAACGAACCTCTAAGACAAGATTTTCTAAATGGAAAAATTTAA
- a CDS encoding DNA alkylation repair protein, giving the protein MILLEIKQALKDLSDEQRATFSLKYFKANKGEYAEGDQFIGVTVPDQRQVAKAFWQTVSLEEIKQLLQSEIHEHRLTALLMLVLKFEKTPPKRKELVDFYLSNLEGVNNWDLVDTSAYKLLGRYCFDNNAESLLDSLANSKNLWQNRIAVVSMLYYIRKEQYTLPQKLILKHLNHPHDLMHKANGWMLRELGKRNKEILLEFLKQHYTAMPRTTLRYAIEKLDEPLRQDFLNGKI; this is encoded by the coding sequence ATGATTTTACTAGAAATTAAACAAGCACTCAAAGATTTATCCGACGAGCAAAGAGCTACATTTAGTCTTAAATATTTTAAAGCTAATAAAGGAGAATATGCCGAGGGAGACCAGTTTATTGGTGTTACCGTACCAGACCAAAGACAAGTTGCAAAAGCGTTTTGGCAAACAGTTTCTTTAGAAGAAATTAAGCAACTCCTACAGTCAGAAATACACGAACACAGGCTAACAGCACTGCTTATGCTCGTCCTGAAATTTGAAAAAACACCTCCAAAACGAAAAGAGTTAGTAGATTTTTATTTATCAAATCTTGAAGGTGTTAATAATTGGGATTTGGTAGATACTTCCGCCTATAAACTTTTGGGTAGATATTGTTTTGATAACAATGCTGAATCTCTTTTGGATAGTCTAGCCAATTCTAAAAACCTATGGCAAAATAGAATTGCAGTAGTATCAATGCTTTACTACATACGGAAAGAACAATATACGCTTCCTCAAAAACTCATATTGAAACACCTTAATCATCCTCACGATTTAATGCACAAAGCTAATGGCTGGATGTTGAGAGAACTAGGCAAAAGAAATAAAGAAATATTATTAGAGTTTCTCAAACAGCACTATACCGCTATGCCTAGAACCACACTAAGATACGCCATAGAAAAACTAGATGAACCTCTAAGACAAGACTTTCTAAATGGAAAAATTTAA
- a CDS encoding siderophore-interacting protein, whose protein sequence is MPKTPKWMADAFEALFSGSYHPVQVTYTEMLTKTFKKVRFEGDLSKIKKHFSAGNIIEFRVSDTQFRHYTPSYFNQEKGVCEVLFYVHNQGVGSKWVEQLKVGDNYKLIGPGGKTALRTDVDFHFIFGDETSLGLMECLTREIPENYYCLAELDDKNLNIADELDFEIETCKKSTINKAQYAIEKTKEFLNNYQGNKENIAFYLTGNAKSIANLRNTLTKLGINQKTQIQTEPYWVEGKQGL, encoded by the coding sequence ATGCCTAAGACACCGAAATGGATGGCAGATGCCTTTGAAGCACTTTTTAGTGGAAGTTATCATCCAGTACAAGTAACGTATACCGAAATGTTGACGAAAACCTTTAAAAAAGTACGATTTGAAGGAGATTTGTCTAAAATTAAAAAACATTTTTCCGCAGGAAATATCATTGAATTTCGGGTAAGCGATACCCAATTTCGGCATTATACACCTTCGTATTTTAATCAAGAAAAAGGGGTTTGCGAGGTGTTATTTTATGTTCACAACCAGGGAGTTGGTAGTAAGTGGGTGGAGCAATTGAAAGTTGGGGATAATTATAAACTGATTGGACCAGGAGGTAAAACCGCACTTCGTACCGATGTGGATTTTCATTTTATCTTTGGAGATGAAACTTCTTTGGGTTTAATGGAATGCCTTACTCGTGAAATACCAGAGAACTACTATTGTTTGGCTGAACTGGATGATAAAAATTTGAATATCGCTGATGAATTGGATTTTGAAATAGAAACTTGCAAAAAATCTACTATCAACAAGGCTCAATATGCTATTGAAAAAACGAAAGAATTTTTAAATAATTATCAAGGAAATAAAGAAAATATTGCTTTTTATTTGACTGGAAATGCAAAATCTATTGCCAACTTACGAAATACTTTAACCAAACTAGGGATTAACCAAAAAACACAAATACAAACTGAGCCATATTGGGTGGAAGGAAAACAAGGTTTGTAA